A region from the Salicibibacter cibarius genome encodes:
- the dnaE gene encoding DNA polymerase III subunit alpha, with amino-acid sequence MDSFVHLQVRSEYTLLESTCRIEPLVDRAASLGYSALALTDRNVMYGAHKFYNLCKERKIKPLFGLELDVHFEEKTKGTLLLIAVNLTGYQQLMALSAEAQSQSEPGVYADFFYRHCSDLIVILPEETDRAHARGIVLDLKGKIGPDHLYAGCLPAPLPEREERQDWIAFADAMKMNRVACGNVSFLTEEDKKWRRCLEAIRSNRPLEDVSPLEWREEHVLFSVSYAEQAWAHDGGAMANAVAIAERCSVEPDQLQTKLPSPDHRGELRRICFQGANERYGRLNDRVVERLEHELAVIERQAFEDYFLIVWDFMAYARDAGVLTGPGRGSAAGSIVAYCLYITDVDPLAYGLLFERFLNEARVSLPDIDIDFPDHRREEIIAYVRNKYGTAHVGQIITFGTFGARAALRDVGKALGTPQALVERIIRTLPSANATLKIAREGDEKLSELLRENEQANTLFQYAEAIEGLPRHTSLHAAGVVLSARPLTEIVPTAPGSLTVVTQFPMEDLEAYGLLKIDFLGLKNLTLLEQLRDEVQRSGTGEDPGAMPMNDPQTLAMLAAGKTTGIFQFESAGMQQVLKKLQPTTFEDLVAVNALYRPGPMEQIDVYIAGKHNRREVNVVHQDLAPILSPTYGVIVYQEQIMQVAVQIAGYSLAQADLLRRAVSKKDREELENEKASFVKGALANGYEEETATKIYAWILRFAEYGFNRSHAVAYSFIAYRLAYYKVHYPLVFFSAYLSMVENDKDRLGKAIRELKNQGLHIYPPAVNRSTERFAPEEKGVRFPFQIITQVGRQVSGKLIRERNKRGAFQSFIDFCARTAHLSVNRRLLANLIKAGAFDDLHSDRAKLLASIDRALEFVDFERDLGQLFERGSRDFRYADAAPLSPEECYMYEKEVTGFYLSGHPLDKFEHLIATRAPLALAEVEQAPVKTECWIMGAIEHVKQIRTKNGQTMAFLQLSDESASCEVVLFPNVYRQVHHELEEQRYVFVRGKRTVDQYGNKVIADDVIAVERAQEEAQTVLYIKWSDESHANTQSRRLKKILQKMPGFSQVRVYNETTNQLFAFDDRYRVRINDELRSNVKLLVGEGNVAERTKSEDSQ; translated from the coding sequence GTGGATTCATTTGTCCATTTACAAGTGCGAAGCGAATACACCTTGCTCGAGAGTACGTGCCGCATCGAGCCCCTAGTGGACCGGGCGGCTTCTCTCGGTTATTCCGCACTGGCTCTGACAGATCGAAACGTCATGTATGGCGCCCATAAATTTTATAACCTCTGTAAGGAACGAAAAATAAAACCGCTTTTCGGTTTGGAATTAGATGTCCATTTTGAAGAAAAGACGAAAGGGACGCTCCTTTTAATCGCCGTCAATCTGACAGGCTACCAGCAATTAATGGCGCTGTCGGCCGAGGCCCAATCTCAATCGGAGCCGGGCGTGTATGCTGATTTTTTTTATCGGCATTGCAGCGATCTAATCGTTATTCTTCCGGAGGAGACGGATAGGGCGCATGCCCGGGGAATTGTTCTAGACTTGAAGGGAAAGATCGGGCCGGATCACTTATACGCCGGTTGCCTTCCCGCTCCTTTACCGGAAAGGGAAGAACGTCAAGATTGGATCGCGTTTGCCGATGCGATGAAAATGAATCGGGTGGCGTGCGGCAATGTTTCTTTTTTAACAGAGGAAGATAAAAAATGGCGGCGCTGTTTGGAAGCCATTCGCAGCAATCGTCCTCTCGAGGACGTAAGCCCGTTGGAGTGGCGTGAGGAACATGTGCTTTTTTCGGTCTCTTATGCTGAACAGGCTTGGGCACATGACGGAGGTGCGATGGCAAATGCCGTGGCAATCGCGGAACGTTGTTCGGTGGAACCGGATCAACTGCAGACAAAACTCCCTTCTCCTGATCACCGCGGAGAATTGAGAAGGATTTGTTTTCAAGGTGCTAACGAGCGCTACGGCCGTTTGAACGACCGCGTGGTCGAACGACTGGAGCATGAACTTGCCGTTATTGAAAGACAAGCATTTGAAGATTATTTCCTCATTGTTTGGGATTTTATGGCTTATGCCAGAGACGCAGGTGTCTTAACCGGACCTGGCCGCGGGTCGGCCGCGGGTTCAATCGTTGCGTATTGTCTGTATATTACAGACGTTGACCCTCTTGCCTATGGATTGCTGTTTGAACGGTTTTTAAATGAAGCGCGCGTGTCTTTGCCGGATATCGACATTGATTTCCCCGATCATCGCCGGGAAGAAATCATCGCATACGTGCGAAATAAATACGGGACCGCCCATGTTGGGCAAATTATTACGTTCGGCACGTTCGGGGCCCGAGCCGCGCTCAGGGATGTGGGAAAAGCATTGGGAACCCCGCAGGCGCTCGTCGAACGAATCATTCGCACACTTCCTTCAGCGAATGCAACGCTAAAGATAGCAAGAGAAGGCGATGAGAAGCTTTCGGAGTTATTAAGGGAAAATGAACAAGCAAACACATTGTTTCAATATGCCGAAGCCATCGAAGGTCTTCCCCGCCATACGTCTTTGCACGCGGCCGGGGTCGTTCTCAGCGCCCGGCCGCTCACGGAAATTGTGCCTACTGCCCCTGGCTCGTTAACGGTCGTGACCCAATTTCCGATGGAAGATCTGGAAGCTTATGGGCTACTGAAAATTGATTTTTTGGGGCTCAAGAATTTAACTTTGTTGGAACAGCTTCGCGATGAGGTGCAACGAAGCGGCACCGGCGAAGATCCCGGGGCGATGCCGATGAATGATCCGCAAACGCTGGCGATGCTTGCCGCCGGTAAGACGACAGGAATTTTTCAATTTGAATCTGCGGGGATGCAACAAGTGTTAAAGAAATTACAGCCAACAACGTTTGAAGATTTGGTTGCTGTCAATGCTTTATACCGTCCCGGTCCGATGGAGCAGATCGATGTTTATATTGCAGGTAAGCATAATCGCCGTGAGGTGAATGTCGTTCATCAGGATTTGGCGCCGATTTTGTCTCCGACGTATGGGGTTATCGTTTATCAGGAACAGATTATGCAAGTAGCTGTGCAAATCGCGGGTTACTCATTGGCACAGGCGGACTTGCTCCGCAGAGCCGTGAGCAAAAAAGACCGTGAAGAATTGGAGAATGAAAAGGCGTCTTTTGTCAAAGGTGCACTTGCCAATGGTTATGAGGAAGAGACAGCAACCAAAATTTATGCATGGATCCTGCGTTTCGCCGAGTACGGGTTCAATCGCAGCCATGCAGTTGCTTATAGCTTTATTGCTTACCGGCTGGCTTATTATAAGGTGCATTATCCCCTCGTTTTCTTTTCTGCCTATTTGTCGATGGTAGAAAATGATAAGGACCGGCTTGGAAAAGCCATTCGGGAGTTGAAAAACCAAGGGCTGCACATCTATCCGCCGGCGGTTAACAGAAGCACGGAACGCTTTGCACCGGAAGAGAAAGGCGTGCGTTTTCCTTTTCAAATCATTACCCAGGTCGGCAGGCAAGTCAGTGGGAAGCTCATCCGGGAAAGGAACAAAAGAGGGGCGTTTCAAAGCTTTATTGATTTTTGTGCACGCACCGCTCATTTGTCGGTAAATCGCCGCCTGCTCGCCAATCTTATTAAAGCAGGTGCATTTGATGACCTTCACAGTGACCGCGCCAAATTACTCGCGTCGATCGATCGGGCGCTCGAATTTGTAGATTTCGAGCGGGATTTGGGCCAACTGTTTGAGCGGGGAAGCAGAGATTTTCGCTATGCGGATGCTGCGCCGTTGAGCCCGGAAGAATGCTACATGTACGAAAAAGAAGTGACCGGCTTTTACTTAAGCGGGCATCCCCTCGATAAATTTGAACATCTGATTGCCACGCGCGCGCCTTTGGCACTCGCGGAAGTGGAACAGGCGCCCGTGAAAACAGAATGTTGGATCATGGGCGCGATCGAACATGTGAAGCAAATTCGTACGAAGAACGGACAAACAATGGCATTTTTACAACTTAGTGATGAGAGTGCCTCTTGCGAAGTGGTTCTGTTTCCGAACGTATATCGGCAAGTGCACCATGAACTGGAGGAACAACGCTACGTATTTGTTCGCGGAAAGCGGACGGTTGACCAATACGGGAATAAAGTCATTGCCGACGATGTGATCGCTGTAGAACGTGCGCAGGAGGAGGCACAAACCGTGCTTTACATTAAATGGTCGGATGAATCTCATGCAAATACCCAATCCCGCCGACTAAAAAAGATTTTGCAGAAAATGCCCGGCTTCTCCCAAGTGCGCGTATACAATGAAACAACCAATCAATTATTTGCGTTTGATGACCGCTACCGCGTACGCATCAATGACGAACTTCGCTCTAACGTAAAGCTGCTTGTAGGGGAAGGAAACGTCGCGGAACGGACAAAGTCAGAGGACAGCCAGTAA
- a CDS encoding NAD(P)-dependent malic enzyme produces the protein MKQGKLESKSKIPVRNSRDLSLAYSPGVAEPCKEIKEDPEKVFDYTMKSNMVAVVSNGSAVLGLGNIGASASLPVMEGKAVLFKSFAGVDAFPICLNSADNEKIIETVKMMEPSFGGVNLEDIAAPDCFIIEDRLKEETNIPVFHDDQHGTAIVTVAGLINALKVAGKSLSEAKVVINGAGAAGIAVIKLLMNMGVEEIIMCDSRGAIYEGRAEGMNEVKESVAKVTNLERKEGSLVDVIHGANVFIGVSVEGALTTEMVRTMDDNPVIFAMANPTPEIMPDVAKEAGAIVIGTGRSDYPNQVNNVLAFPGIFRGALDVNASHINEEMKQAAVYAIADLIGDDELSSDYAIPAPFDPRVAPAVAAAVAKAAMETGVARKNADPEEIAERTRKEALIEE, from the coding sequence ATGAAACAAGGAAAACTTGAATCCAAGTCAAAAATCCCAGTTCGTAACAGCCGCGACCTAAGCCTTGCTTATTCGCCCGGCGTAGCCGAGCCATGCAAAGAAATTAAAGAGGACCCTGAAAAGGTCTTTGATTACACGATGAAGAGCAACATGGTTGCTGTCGTATCAAATGGGAGCGCCGTGTTAGGCTTGGGGAATATCGGGGCGTCTGCTTCTCTCCCCGTCATGGAAGGAAAGGCGGTTTTGTTTAAATCGTTTGCAGGTGTAGACGCCTTTCCAATCTGTTTGAATTCTGCAGACAACGAAAAAATCATCGAAACGGTGAAAATGATGGAGCCTTCTTTCGGCGGCGTTAATCTTGAAGATATTGCCGCGCCGGATTGCTTTATCATTGAGGATCGATTGAAAGAAGAAACAAATATTCCTGTTTTCCATGATGATCAGCATGGCACAGCGATTGTGACCGTCGCCGGACTGATCAACGCATTAAAGGTAGCGGGAAAGAGTCTCTCGGAAGCCAAAGTTGTCATCAATGGCGCGGGGGCAGCGGGCATTGCCGTGATTAAATTGCTCATGAACATGGGGGTTGAAGAAATCATCATGTGTGACTCCCGTGGCGCGATTTATGAAGGCAGAGCCGAGGGCATGAATGAAGTCAAGGAAAGCGTGGCGAAAGTGACCAATCTTGAGAGAAAAGAAGGTTCATTAGTGGATGTCATTCACGGAGCCAATGTTTTCATCGGCGTTTCCGTCGAAGGGGCATTAACGACAGAGATGGTCCGTACGATGGATGACAACCCGGTTATTTTTGCAATGGCAAACCCAACGCCGGAAATTATGCCTGACGTCGCGAAAGAAGCCGGCGCGATTGTCATCGGTACCGGGCGATCGGATTATCCGAACCAAGTGAACAATGTCCTTGCTTTTCCGGGGATCTTTAGAGGAGCTCTTGATGTCAATGCTTCCCATATTAATGAGGAGATGAAGCAAGCAGCCGTTTACGCGATCGCTGATCTTATCGGTGACGATGAATTATCGTCAGATTACGCGATTCCGGCTCCATTTGATCCTCGTGTTGCCCCGGCAGTTGCTGCCGCGGTAGCGAAAGCCGCTATGGAAACAGGTGTGGCAAGAAAAAATGCCGACCCTGAGGAAATTGCCGAACGAACGCGCAAAGAAGCTTTGATTGAGGAGTAA
- a CDS encoding DHH family phosphoesterase, which produces MKQKLFDTISAFEQIIICRHERPDPDAIGSQAGLARLIEINTGKKVQLAGEEEPSLSFLSEMDKIDDKAFSEALVIVCDTANTGRIDDERYKNARELFKIDHHPVVDDYASLAWVDPTFSSTSEMIVHWYETVASAHDWKLDGECARLLYAGIVGDTGRFSHPNTSACTFKAVQLLFEREFDVRRLFNEMYKKPLSLLRLEGEVLSDFTLSENGVGVIVLSQEQLRKYQVSVNESSAIVHSVANVEGIMAWVTFVELEDKTYRVRLRSKGPVVNELAGRFQGGGHPLAAGATAENDQERAQVVEQLEEICKAYRA; this is translated from the coding sequence ATGAAACAGAAACTTTTTGATACGATTTCTGCCTTTGAGCAAATCATTATTTGCCGTCATGAGCGGCCGGATCCGGACGCGATCGGATCACAAGCCGGGTTAGCGAGATTAATTGAAATCAACACCGGAAAAAAAGTACAGCTGGCCGGGGAAGAGGAACCGTCCCTTTCTTTTTTATCTGAAATGGATAAGATTGATGATAAAGCATTTTCGGAAGCACTCGTTATTGTATGCGACACGGCGAACACCGGACGGATTGACGACGAGCGTTATAAAAACGCCCGTGAACTTTTTAAAATTGACCATCATCCGGTTGTAGATGATTATGCCTCCCTCGCGTGGGTGGATCCGACATTCAGTTCAACCTCGGAAATGATCGTTCATTGGTATGAGACGGTCGCCTCTGCACATGATTGGAAACTCGACGGTGAGTGTGCCCGCCTATTATACGCGGGGATTGTCGGGGACACGGGGCGCTTTTCACACCCGAACACATCAGCGTGTACGTTCAAGGCTGTTCAGCTTCTATTTGAAAGAGAATTCGATGTGCGTCGATTATTTAATGAGATGTACAAAAAACCCCTTTCGTTGTTACGTTTAGAAGGAGAGGTGCTTTCCGACTTTACGCTGAGTGAAAATGGGGTCGGCGTTATCGTGCTTAGCCAGGAACAACTTCGGAAGTATCAAGTGAGCGTAAATGAATCATCAGCGATCGTGCATTCTGTCGCGAATGTGGAAGGCATCATGGCCTGGGTAACGTTCGTCGAACTGGAAGACAAAACCTATCGGGTGAGGCTTCGTTCCAAAGGCCCTGTTGTTAACGAGCTGGCGGGCCGATTTCAAGGTGGAGGGCACCCGCTCGCTGCAGGTGCAACCGCAGAAAACGATCAAGAACGGGCGCAAGTGGTGGAGCAGTTGGAAGAGATTTGTAAAGCGTACCGGGCATAA
- a CDS encoding YtrH family sporulation protein, with protein MFTRDFLATLVLDFFVAFGVVLGGAIIGGIGAFMIGKPPLATIHDLAGSLKIWALVAAIGGTFDAITSLERGLFYGTHIDIYKTVCMILAALSGANVGALIIQWITQEQISP; from the coding sequence ATGTTTACCAGGGATTTTTTGGCTACATTGGTTTTGGACTTTTTCGTTGCCTTCGGGGTTGTGCTCGGCGGGGCTATTATCGGCGGGATTGGCGCGTTCATGATCGGAAAACCGCCGCTTGCTACCATCCACGATTTAGCCGGCAGTTTGAAAATTTGGGCGCTTGTTGCCGCCATCGGAGGAACGTTTGACGCGATCACCAGCTTGGAGCGCGGCCTTTTTTACGGCACACATATTGATATCTATAAAACCGTTTGTATGATTTTAGCCGCGTTATCCGGCGCAAATGTCGGCGCGCTGATCATCCAATGGATTACACAGGAACAGATCTCCCCATGA
- the accD gene encoding acetyl-CoA carboxylase, carboxyltransferase subunit beta has protein sequence MFRDLFSKKRKYATIPSERTQPTKMNDGVMTKCPSCKTIMYSRELKKDLNLCSECGHHFRMTAYERVDCVIDEETFREMDTGMFSGNPLNFPEYEEKLSKDQEKTGLNEAVVTGEGTIKGYPVVLGVMDARFRMGSMGAIVGEKISRAILQAEKTGVPFIMFSASGGARMQEGVVSLMQMGKTSVALERLHRAKIPFISIMTHPTTGGVSASFASLGDYNFAEPGALIGFAGRRVIEQTIREELPDDFQTAEFLLEHGQLDRVVPRSEAKDTLVNILKIHAREQKEINNEPKSSI, from the coding sequence TTGTTTAGGGATTTATTTTCAAAAAAAAGAAAGTATGCAACGATTCCTTCGGAACGAACGCAGCCAACAAAAATGAATGACGGTGTAATGACGAAATGCCCCAGCTGTAAAACAATCATGTACTCACGTGAACTAAAGAAGGACTTGAATTTGTGTAGCGAGTGTGGGCATCACTTTCGTATGACCGCCTATGAGCGCGTCGATTGTGTCATTGATGAGGAAACGTTTCGGGAAATGGACACGGGGATGTTTTCTGGAAATCCCTTGAATTTTCCCGAATACGAGGAGAAATTAAGTAAAGATCAAGAAAAAACAGGGTTGAACGAAGCGGTCGTCACCGGAGAAGGAACGATCAAAGGGTATCCGGTTGTACTTGGCGTCATGGATGCGCGTTTCAGAATGGGGAGCATGGGCGCTATCGTTGGAGAAAAAATCTCCCGCGCCATCTTACAGGCCGAAAAAACCGGCGTGCCGTTTATCATGTTTAGCGCATCAGGTGGAGCGCGAATGCAAGAAGGGGTTGTAAGCCTGATGCAAATGGGGAAAACGAGTGTTGCCCTGGAACGCTTACATCGGGCAAAGATCCCTTTCATTTCCATCATGACCCATCCGACAACCGGAGGTGTTTCGGCCAGCTTCGCGTCTTTGGGCGATTACAATTTTGCAGAACCGGGAGCTCTGATCGGTTTTGCGGGAAGAAGGGTGATCGAGCAGACGATACGCGAAGAACTGCCCGATGATTTTCAGACCGCGGAATTTTTATTGGAGCACGGGCAGTTGGACAGGGTCGTGCCTCGCTCGGAAGCGAAAGATACACTTGTAAATATCCTGAAAATCCATGCGCGGGAACAGAAGGAGATTAACAATGAGCCAAAATCTTCCATTTGA
- the ytrI gene encoding sporulation membrane protein YtrI, whose translation MRIPPYHRRPGWQRFFAGVIIGALIGWCIFLYQFGKVHEEMVVELGKNELHIEQLERNLESLREREQEENSDDDFIIEEISIVFENEEESRLSELALYDIEQQAIEELEHLLDQELENVAENRELLVRTIENKRYPANDYEYNLIVHQLTLYRTLELHVEVVPVADD comes from the coding sequence ATGAGAATTCCACCCTATCACCGGCGTCCGGGCTGGCAAAGATTTTTTGCAGGTGTCATTATCGGCGCGCTGATTGGCTGGTGCATTTTTCTCTATCAGTTTGGCAAAGTACATGAAGAGATGGTCGTAGAACTCGGAAAAAATGAATTGCACATCGAGCAGCTCGAGCGAAATCTTGAATCGCTAAGGGAACGGGAACAGGAAGAAAATAGCGATGACGACTTCATCATTGAAGAGATTTCGATTGTCTTTGAAAACGAGGAAGAAAGCCGCCTCAGCGAACTCGCCCTCTATGACATCGAACAACAAGCCATTGAAGAATTGGAGCACCTTTTAGACCAGGAATTGGAAAATGTTGCTGAAAACCGCGAACTACTCGTGAGAACGATTGAAAATAAACGGTATCCAGCCAATGATTATGAATACAACCTGATTGTGCACCAGTTAACCCTCTATCGAACATTGGAACTCCATGTAGAAGTTGTCCCCGTTGCCGATGACTGA